Part of the Catalinimonas alkaloidigena genome is shown below.
ACAATCTACTGCTTAAATGACGGTACTCAGGCTTCCGGATAGCTGCCCCCCAATGTCCCTTCCATAACTACCGCAATGGTTTGCCCCAAAGATTGTCTGTTAATTTGTTCTCGCCTTTCAAATGTCAATGAAGGATATGGTTGTCTATTGAATAAAACGCTTTTCATATACTCTTACATCACTTAAAGGCTCATGAATATTTTAAGCAGTGTATTCAATGAGCTGCTTTCCGCTACCAAATACTCTCTCCTTTGGTTCTTACTGTATACCCTCAGTTTTGACTTGATAATTATTTGTGAACAATTTTCAAAAAGCTAAGCTCCTATCTACATGATAGCGATTGTTAGGGGCTTTTGTGTTTTGCTATTTCTTCTTCACTAAGCCCGAGAAACTTTGCGGCATTATTATAGAAAATATCCTCCTTCTGCTCAAGTGTGAGAAACTCAACATTATTGATTGATGCTATGCCATCGCTTATTACCTGAGGCCAGACCATCTGGTCACTTCCAAACATGATCCGCTCTCCAAATCCCGCATTAATCAGAGATTTTAGAAAGGCATTGAGTTCCGCTTGGGGTAAAATCCAATTGAGAACAGCAATGTCAATATATAAGTTAGGATGCGCATACATCAAAGCTTTCACATCGTCCACATATGGCCAGCCAGCATGCATAATATAGATTCTCAAATTCGGATACTTCACCAATACATCTTCCAGTTGTAATGGGCTGGCATTGTATGCACGCATGCCCCCCAGCATTTCAGGCATGCGGTGAAACCCATAATTTGGACCACCCGGAAAAATGTGAAATCCAACAGGAATGTCCAGATCTTGCGCCAATTCATAGTATGGCAGCTGAGAAGAATCGTTTGCTAATATCCCCGCATAAAAAGGAGCCATTTCTGCAATAGCTTGAAGAGCTCCTTCCTGATGCTGCTCTCTTAATGCATCTACTTCCCTGCCTGCCCCACCGATTAGTATAACTTCAGAACTATCTTCGTCCCATAGCTGACCATTAGTGACTACAGCTTTTACAATATTGTGTGTAATGAATTTCTCCAGAGTCTTTTCTTTTTGTTCTATGGCAGAATTCACACCTTCATAGGTCTTAGCTCGTAAAGTGGGTGGATGGGTCATTCCAAACATAGGATGTCCTTCATCAAAGGCATGAATGTGCATGTCTATGATCGGACCACTGTATTTTTCGGTTGCCTGAGTTTTCAGGTCATCATGTTCTGCCGTTTGGGTACACCCGCCTGCTACAGCCAGAAAGACTAAGTATTTGAATAAATAATTTTTCATAATGTTGGGGATGGCCCATGCGTTTTGATTCAATGCGTTCAATGCATTTTTATCCTTTGTTAGAGGAAGTTTAATGTTCTTAAGGTGGGGCTGGCTTCATTAAGTTAGTATTAAATTTCAGATGCTATGAAAAACTTTCAGCTTAGTTTGTGGATTGAAATTAAAAATTGACCATGCCAGCCATAATCATGATTGCCCTATTTTAGCTGCTCCATTGTATACCGGATCATGAAATCCTCATTTTTTCTTTCCGATTAATAACAGAGAATCTCCATACTCAAATTCTTTATATTCTTTAAGCAGTAAGATTTCAAAATAGTCCTCAAACAAAAGTCTTAGACTTTCATCGGTCTGGTAATTAACATATAATCCTTTGAATACTTCATCTCCTTCCCCCTTCCAAAATGAATGGCAGATGATTCCATTAAAATTCAATATATCAACTTGCCTTAGAATGGATTTTCTTAATTCTTCGTTGGTCAAATGCTGAAGGACTTTATTTGAGTACATCCCATCAAATTTCTTGTCAGTTTCTAATGTTATTGCATCTAAATGTAAAAATTCATCTTTTGTGTTATGATTAACGAGTCGACTTAGAAATTCTGTGGAATAATCAGAACCGACAACACGATAATTTTTCTTCAATATTTGAAAGTCAGTTCCAGGCCCGGAACCAATCTCAAGCAACAATGAATTTGAAGGCAAGTAAATATTCAATTTACGAATCAATTCACTTCCATCAACATCATTAGCTAATCTGATATATTCTTCAACAGATGCTTTGGTCTTATAATAATTGTTATCCATGTCTTTTAGATTCTAAGTTGTCATATTCTGTTAAAGGCATTACAATGATCTCGTTTAAGCTTCTTGCAGGTTGGGGAGAGTTTAACTGTCCGCCTGCTACAAGTGTATTGAAAGAAAAGTGCTCAATTTTAGTGCTTCAGATTACATTATGCTTATATTTTTACGGTTGGTGCTCTCGCTTATATCCAACCACTAATTAATTCTGATATGGCTCCATCCTAGGGCAAGGCCGGATCCCAGTAACAAATGCACAATACCCCATAATATGGCTACTGCGACTATGCCTCCGAGAGAAGGGAAGAATGTGATGCCAAGGCCAATAGCGAGTGCTACGTTCTGGAATGCAACCTCTATCGCCACTGCTCTACGTTCCGCTGCCAATAGTCCCACCACCCATCCAATTCCCCATCCCAAGCCGACTGCAAATACGAAAGTGAAAAGTACAGGAAATAAAGCAACTTGAGCTAACAGGGCAAGTGATTTAAAGTTGCTTCCGATTAACATGGCAACAATCACGAAAAATACGATCCCCGCGATGAGACGCACCATGCCACGAATGTGATTGGCAGTGTGGGGACGATTGGCACGGAGAAGCATACCGGCAGTGACAGGGACTACCAGCATGATGAGTAAGCTGATAATTACCTGCTGTGGATCCATACTGATGTTCTGAAGTACCTCAAGTGTGGAAGTGTTCATGGATGCCCAAAAAGTGAATAATACCGGTGTAAGTACGATACTGAAAAGCGTAGAGACTGTTGTCATGCTAATGGAGGTTGCCACATCCCCTTTTGCTACACCGGTAAGATAATTGGATAGCGCTCCCCCCGGACAACAAGTAACCAGCAGAAGTCCCAGTGCGATACTCGCTGCATCGCTTAGGTACAGGCCTGCCAGGAAGGCAATGGCAGGCAGTATTCCAAACTGAGCAAGAAGTCCGATTATTGGGGCTTTCGGATTCTTTAAGACGCTCATAACCTTTGCCCAGGTCAAGTCCAGAGATACGGCGAAGACCAGGAAACCTACCATGATGCCGACAATTAATCCGATTCGGGGATCGAAGTTAAAAGGGATTTGATTGATGTCATCCATTAGTCGTCCCTTTTAGTTGACAGCCGGTTTCTCTCCCAGCATACAATGAGCACCAAATCGTACTTCATCATTGTGTTCGGTTCTACAATTGACAAAGCCCGCCTCGCGGAATGCTTTCTCCAGATCTCTCAGTTCATGGAGATAAAAGCCTTCTGTTCCTACCGGTTTGAATTTTATAAAATTGGCCCGGACTGGAAAAGTTACGGCAGCAAGTCCATTGGATTTGAGAACACGATACATTTCTTTAAACACGGCACCAGGATCTTTAATCACATATGCCGTGGCAACCGTACAAGCTTTGTCAAAGACACCCGCTTCAAGAGGCAGTGCATTACCTGCGGCTTTGTGAAGTTTCACCTTGCCCTCCGAGATAGCCCTGGCATTTTTCTTAGATGCCATTTCAATGGCGGTGTCTGATATTTCGACTCCCGTAACGGAGCCCCTGGCTGCTCGTTGTAAGAGTAATTTAATGTTAGCACCGTTACCGAAACCTATCTCGAGGATATCATCATTCGGTTGTATATCCATGAGTTTCACCGTCCACCGAGCATGCGCAATGGTCATTCTCGTCATCCACGCAAACAAAATCTTGCCGAATAGCCCCCTCGGATACTGCATCTGCTTTCCGATCACGTTTATAAGTTTCATGATTTCAGGAGTTGATGTATTACTAAAATACAAAATTTTAAACTTTCTTAATTGAGGTCTTTTTTTTATAGCTGCCCTACATCAGCCAGTGGTATGAAAGTTTGGGAAGAGCGGGGAGCCTTTGTATCTACCCTTTCAGGATGTTGATGCGTGCCAGGGGCGCAAATAAGCACTTTATCTCAAATATTTGATGACCGCATATCAGCCGCTGGCAATTAGGATTTACTCTCTTTTCTACAAATTATCTGAATAAATCTTTGTGCCGGTTTGTTACCAACCTTTATGGCAGGTTCACGAATCTCCTCCGTATTTATCAATCCAAAATTTCCAAATTCTTTCTTTACTGCATCCGAATCATAAAAAAACAAGTGTATTCCATGTTTGGTCTTAAATGTATCTTCGCCAACTTTTTCTCCATCTCCATAACGAATATCCAATTTTGAAATCGCTACAAAGACCAGATATCCATTTGGATTTAGTTGGTTGTAACAATCCTGAATCAGTTTTTCTCGCTCAGACTTATTCAATAAATGAATCAAAGCGTAGCAATAAATTCCGTCATATGATTCCCGGTCAAAAGGCATGTTATGGACTGAACCATGATGAACTTTCAGCCTATTGCCATAATGCTTTTTAGCTAATTCAATCGCTGTTTCTGATATCTCAATTCCGGTGACATCAAATCCCTGATCTATAAATATTTTGGCATTTCTCCCGTAACCAAATCCAGGGATCAATATTTTATTCAATCCTTTTTTTTTGAACAGATTTAAGGTGGAAATGGCAGAATCAGCAGGTTCATAACCCCACATTTCTTTTTTATCCTTAAAGCTTTCTTCCCAAAATTCTGACATCTTTTACTTTTTTATTCAGTATCTCCCGGCCGTTTCTCCCGCTTATGGCCAAGGTCGGCGCTCAGGGAAATTTGAGTGCCGCATTCTATTAGTAAGATTTAAATAGAAAATTTAATAACACTATCAACAGGCAGAAATAGTTAAACTGCCAGAATTAACTACTACGATGGAGCATGCGATAAAGCGTAATGTGGTAATAATATCAACTCGTTGTTTATGTGTCGTTATTAGGAATCAGAAATTAGTTACATCTATCTGTGTAGTTGATATGCATGCTGTATTTTAAATATGCTTACTCGGATTAAGAAAACGAGCAAAAAAGACTATTCCCAATAGAACAATTAGTAATCCGAAAAAGCCATAGATTGATACGGAAACCCAAAACAATAATGGTTCTGACGCCTTCTGGATAAGTCCAACTCTTTGCTCGGTTTCACCCTCCTTAATGGCCAAAAGAACTTTTTCATAGATTAAGTAACTGCCAAATATTACTAAGGACATGCTAATCGCAAAGCTAAGTATTCGGGAAAATATAGTTTTAACTAATTTCATGACTAGGCGAGTTTGCGCCTTGGATTCTTACAAGTAACGTATCTGGTAGCATCATAAAACCCCGCATAACGATGAAGTTCAGGTGACACGGAGGCGTTGGCGCTGTTTTCTTACGGTGCTTTATATACCTGTTTGTTTGAAACAATGTTTCTTTTTTGCTCACTTACCAGCCGTGGTGCTTGCTCGGTGTCAGGAGCTTGTGTTTTACTTTATATCTAAATTAAATAATTGTGTCAGTTTCTTATCTAAATCTTCTATTTGGTTGGAGGTGATATTTCCTAATTTACCTATCACTAAAGATTTATCATTGGTAGCTATTTTACTAGTTCTTACTAAGGAGGCCTTTTTAAGGCCATTTGTTGGGTCAGGCTGCAAGAGAAAATCTGTGGGTTCTTGCCAGTGTAATTGAGTGGAAATAAAACTTACCGTTACATCCAAACTACCTGCAATTGAGATCAGAGCAGGACGTTTTTTCCTACCTGAAAGATCAGTAAATGAATTGGAATGAGAACGATGCCCCCTTTCACCATCAGTACTTTTCTTTTGGTCATTCTCATCATACAAATCTTCATCATCATGCAGAAAAGTAAAACTATCAGACTCGCTGACTAAAGTTTCTATGCCACTCTGAAGAAGCTGTTCTTCATGTTTTTTAAGTACATAGTCTGCAAAATCAGCTATTTCATGAATTCTATCTTCAGGTAGTTTTTCTAGTGTCTCAAGGGTTCTATTGATCAATCCTTGCTAATTCATTGCTTTATACTCTTTTTCTCAATATACGGATTTTCTCTCTTTTCTTTATATAGTCCATAACAGACAAATGCAGCGGGCGGCTCTGCTGGCAGCCTGAACGATGTTGGGCACTGTACTCACTTTATCTCTATTTCTTCAAACTCCAAAATATCATCACAGTTATTAAAGAGTCATTTTTGTCAATTTTCACTGATAGAATGCCATTGTCGCAATAGAATTGCTGCCTTCTTTCAGTAAGAAGTTGAGGTGACAAAACTACGGTTGAAATACAGCACGTGGGCAGAAGACAGGAGGAAACAGATAACTATTCCATCTCCCTTTCCTGATTTCTGATAAGTTCAATGGATTTGTCGGCAAAGCGTTTACCCATTTCCACATAGCCACTGGCCGACATATGCAGATCATCTTTGATCTCCTCTCCTCTCCTATTCACTCCATCATTCAGATCATCGGTATTGATCCAGCCAAAACGAGGATTAGACTCTGCCACTTTTACCTGTATCTCCCTCATCAAAGGCCATTGCGGATAGTTTTTGTCTTCAAGATCATGGTCACTCAGCCTTCCGATAACAAAGTTGATGTCTGTTCTATCCAGATCGTCACTAAGCTGTTGATAAATACCCATCAGGCTCTCTTCGTACACTTCAGCCAGTTGCTCTTTGGCATCACGCTCTCCCTGCATCCAGATGAATGTTACTGAGGCTAGTTCCTCATTTTCTATGTTTGCATTGACCTTGTTGATCAGTGAATCGTAGAGATCGGGCTGCGCCTGAGGTTCATCACCTTCAGGTGGCATCCAGTTTTTATACCAACGCCTGACCGGCTGTCCTCCGTAAGCGCTTTTCACTACGATCACCTTGTCGCTGCCAAATTCGGATTCAACTGTGGGTGTGAAAGATTCCTGAGGCCTTAGTCCCCCCATATTAGATTGACCGGAGAGAATAAAGAGATGCTTACCTTCCTGCGCTAAGGCAGTAGGTAAATTAATGAACAAGGAACCGCAAAGGGCAATTATGAATAATACTTTCATGAAAAGTGAAGTAGTGTGTTTTGATAGTTAAAGTTATAATCCGATATAATAAAGCGTTACTTGCATCTACATGATCAGGAGCAATGTACACTAAAGTTTTGAGCTTTTCATTCCTGCCTGCTTATTGCGATCTCATCCACCGGCAGTGGATGCCCAATGGCTCCTAATGCTGTTAAGGTTTGCATTACTTGGGTCAGCATCGCGGTATCTACTGATACTTCCCCGCTCCATTCTGTTTTGCTGAGCCATGCAGCGGCATCT
Proteins encoded:
- a CDS encoding bile acid:sodium symporter family protein, which codes for MDDINQIPFNFDPRIGLIVGIMVGFLVFAVSLDLTWAKVMSVLKNPKAPIIGLLAQFGILPAIAFLAGLYLSDAASIALGLLLVTCCPGGALSNYLTGVAKGDVATSISMTTVSTLFSIVLTPVLFTFWASMNTSTLEVLQNISMDPQQVIISLLIMLVVPVTAGMLLRANRPHTANHIRGMVRLIAGIVFFVIVAMLIGSNFKSLALLAQVALFPVLFTFVFAVGLGWGIGWVVGLLAAERRAVAIEVAFQNVALAIGLGITFFPSLGGIVAVAILWGIVHLLLGSGLALGWSHIRIN
- a CDS encoding sialate O-acetylesterase — protein: MKVLFIIALCGSLFINLPTALAQEGKHLFILSGQSNMGGLRPQESFTPTVESEFGSDKVIVVKSAYGGQPVRRWYKNWMPPEGDEPQAQPDLYDSLINKVNANIENEELASVTFIWMQGERDAKEQLAEVYEESLMGIYQQLSDDLDRTDINFVIGRLSDHDLEDKNYPQWPLMREIQVKVAESNPRFGWINTDDLNDGVNRRGEEIKDDLHMSASGYVEMGKRFADKSIELIRNQEREME
- a CDS encoding amidohydrolase family protein, with protein sequence MKNYLFKYLVFLAVAGGCTQTAEHDDLKTQATEKYSGPIIDMHIHAFDEGHPMFGMTHPPTLRAKTYEGVNSAIEQKEKTLEKFITHNIVKAVVTNGQLWDEDSSEVILIGGAGREVDALREQHQEGALQAIAEMAPFYAGILANDSSQLPYYELAQDLDIPVGFHIFPGGPNYGFHRMPEMLGGMRAYNASPLQLEDVLVKYPNLRIYIMHAGWPYVDDVKALMYAHPNLYIDIAVLNWILPQAELNAFLKSLINAGFGERIMFGSDQMVWPQVISDGIASINNVEFLTLEQKEDIFYNNAAKFLGLSEEEIAKHKSP
- a CDS encoding type II toxin-antitoxin system PemK/MazF family toxin, producing the protein MINRTLETLEKLPEDRIHEIADFADYVLKKHEEQLLQSGIETLVSESDSFTFLHDDEDLYDENDQKKSTDGERGHRSHSNSFTDLSGRKKRPALISIAGSLDVTVSFISTQLHWQEPTDFLLQPDPTNGLKKASLVRTSKIATNDKSLVIGKLGNITSNQIEDLDKKLTQLFNLDIK
- a CDS encoding class I SAM-dependent methyltransferase, which encodes MKLINVIGKQMQYPRGLFGKILFAWMTRMTIAHARWTVKLMDIQPNDDILEIGFGNGANIKLLLQRAARGSVTGVEISDTAIEMASKKNARAISEGKVKLHKAAGNALPLEAGVFDKACTVATAYVIKDPGAVFKEMYRVLKSNGLAAVTFPVRANFIKFKPVGTEGFYLHELRDLEKAFREAGFVNCRTEHNDEVRFGAHCMLGEKPAVN
- a CDS encoding class I SAM-dependent methyltransferase, whose translation is MDNNYYKTKASVEEYIRLANDVDGSELIRKLNIYLPSNSLLLEIGSGPGTDFQILKKNYRVVGSDYSTEFLSRLVNHNTKDEFLHLDAITLETDKKFDGMYSNKVLQHLTNEELRKSILRQVDILNFNGIICHSFWKGEGDEVFKGLYVNYQTDESLRLLFEDYFEILLLKEYKEFEYGDSLLLIGKKK
- a CDS encoding class I SAM-dependent methyltransferase, which gives rise to MSEFWEESFKDKKEMWGYEPADSAISTLNLFKKKGLNKILIPGFGYGRNAKIFIDQGFDVTGIEISETAIELAKKHYGNRLKVHHGSVHNMPFDRESYDGIYCYALIHLLNKSEREKLIQDCYNQLNPNGYLVFVAISKLDIRYGDGEKVGEDTFKTKHGIHLFFYDSDAVKKEFGNFGLINTEEIREPAIKVGNKPAQRFIQIICRKESKS